A stretch of DNA from Rattus rattus isolate New Zealand chromosome 1, Rrattus_CSIRO_v1, whole genome shotgun sequence:
tctctgcaccacaaaccaccaccaacagcagtcaacagcaaccaaccaacatCCACCAGCAATGCTCAACCCTGAGTCTCAGGGCTCTAACATTTCTATACCCTCTGAGAAGTACCCAGGATTTCAGACATCTTACTGTCGCAGAAACTGCCTGCAGCAAAATCATGCCCTTGCTAGATCCGAACTCTTAAGGCACCAGgtatacatgtggtgtgtgtgtgtgtgtgtgtgtgtgcgcgcgtgtgtgtgtgtgtgcacatacacactcaggcaAACGctcatacatagaaaataaaataaatatatcttaaaatttatttttttgagatgggctctctgttatgtggccctggctatcctagaacctgagtatgtagaccaagctggctttgaactcagagatccacctgcttctctctcttaagtgttagaattaaaggtatatactacaTAGCTAAAATGACTCTTTGGAATAAGAATGCAAGCCTAACACGTGGCACTTTATCTTTAACCCCAGACTTGGGGGCAGCGGCAGGTATATCTTTGTAGGCCATTTTGGTCTACACATCCAtccagttccagaacagccagagctatacagtgagatcgtgtcttgaaaatgaaacaaacaaagtaaataaaaaagtgagaggaaagaaaaagacagattgCTTATCCCTAAATGTTGCATGTTGTTTTATTATCTAATATTCTTAAAATTGCACATTTTGTTAAATATTCACAGTGTGTAGGGGAGGTGGTAGTGACTTATGCTTTTAGtcctagtacttggaaggcagaggcagatgaatctctgagtttggggccagcctggtctagagtgagttccaggacagccagggctataaagaaaagccctatctcaaaaaaagaagaaacaaaaattagagaaagccaagcagtggtggcttgcgtttaatcccagcactcagaggtagaagcaggtagatctctgggtttgaggccagcttggtctacaaatcaagtcctaagacagccagggctacacagagaaactctgtgctgaaaaaccaggaaaaataaaataaaacttcagagtGAACCAGGATGTGGGGCACGACACATATATTCCAGTACTCCCTACAAGTTGGACACATCCTGGACTCGATGATGACTGCCAGTCCAGTCGATGCTGTACAGCAAGACTATTTCAAAAACGATAGCAAACTGTCCCGTGATAGTAAATGGGGAGACCCACTAACACACAGATGTGTTCTGCAAATAGTGCTGGAAAAATACTGTCAGTGAGATCTTTGTATGAAAAGGCCTCTTTTAACTTATCCTCTCAGGATCTAGAAAGGAAAGCCACTTCTCTTTCTTCAATCACGAGATACATGACAACAGTATCATTGATGCCCCGAGGAGAGTTGTCTTCCAAATCTCTAGAAGGATCTAGATGAGGGGAGAGCCTGCCAGCATTTTCCTTCGTTTTTCTCAGCATGGCTCTGCAGCTTTCCAGCTTTTCGGCTGTGGCCACTACAGAGCATTGTTGCTTTAAGTACGAGATGAAGATAAGTTGTGATGCGTCCCGTGTTAATGGAGAACTTACCCTTCAGAGTTAGAGTTACTTCATTGAGCCTTTGCAGGGTGAAAACTAAAATCGAAGTAATATAATAATACTCCTgaagttcataaaataaaaatagctttgtATTCCAAGTCCCTGCTGCATCAGctctgaaattaaaatttaaaagttatatttactgattgtgtgtgtgtgtgtgtgcgtgtgtgtgtgtgtgctgcgtgcgtgtgtgtgcatgtggatgtgcatgtgtctaGTACACTAAGGGTCaaaaccagggctttgtgcatgatgAGTCAATACTCTACCCTTGAGCTATGCCCCAGCTCTGTTTTTTCCCTACTTAGAGATACATTTTTATAGTGCTTAGCGTAAGTATGTCATTTTTATGCCTTATAAAGTGTCTTATAAAGACAGTTTTATAGCTCATTGTTACGTAAGGCTTACTCacacttcttcccttcccccacacttaAGACTTTACAGGAAGCActgtttccttctagtatcctgtGCTGGCCTTAAGGAAGTAGACTCAAACATTTCCTCATTGTCCAGGTGTGGTGGGCTatgtctttaaccccagtgctaggaggctgagtcaggaggattgtaTGAAGCTACAATTAGACAAGCTGCCTCATGAGCTCCAGGCCATTCAGAGATAGGCAAGACCCTGCCTAGTCACATTTTGCTagacgtggtggcacatgcctgtaatcgcACCCTAGAGGTGGGGACAGAAGGATCAGGTGTTCAAGTTCATCCTCAGCTTTATAGGAAGTTTGGGCCAACCTGGGTCTCAGTCTGAATCACAACTCTTcctcgcccctccccccaaaaaacccataaaaatgtaaataaaagatatgaaACATTGTATTCTGGCCAGCTCAGTATGGAACAATTTTGGTCTTGGATGAAATAAATTCATCTTTATTAGTGGAGTAAGACAagtataaaatttttttttttttttgagactagatctcactgtgtagcccaggctggccatacACTGATATTTCTGCATCAGCATCCAGAATGCGATACTTATTTTATCTAGGCTGGTACTAAAACACCCTGGTGCGTTCTGTGTATGGAGACGTTGCTGTCACCTCTGACCTGCTGCTGTCACTCTGTAGGTTCGGCACAGAGCTTCAGGGCAGGTGATGGCTCTCAAGATGAACACGCTGAGCAGTAACCGAGCAAACCTGCTGAAGGAGATGCAGCTCATGAACAGACTGTCCCATCCCAACATCCTCAGGTAACGCAGCAGTGGGAGGCGCTCCTGACGCTTGCCACAGCAGCACGTTATCTCGTGGCATCCATCTTGCTGGGGCTTAGCTAGGCTCTAGGTCTTTTTCTCCATTACAACTTAATTTCCTGTAATTAACAATATGTAGCAAGGcagcttcctctctccagttGCTTTACTCTCATCAGAACATTAGCACTCGCTCATTAGGATAATTATTTCCTACTGTGATTAGTACTTTGTCAGATTAAAGACTGATCTCTATGTGgctatttaattttctaaattgcTTTATGAGGACTTATAATTAATTAAATCAGTGAATAAAAAGAAGAGCAACATTATGGCATAAGACTATCCACCCTAAACCGTGAGTACTCACTTAGGAGACACAACtttttgttgagaattgtttttaccTATCAACGGCTTGCAAACCAGGATGacttcagtgggtaaaggtgcccgACACAAACCTGATGGCCTAAGTTTGGCCTCCTGGGTTCCACATGGCAGAGGGAGAAAATACAATATTGGCCCTACTTTCACTGACTGCTCTATGTGTTTAACACGTGGTgtcttgtctgtctctccttttcctcttcacaagtgtgcgtgtgcatgcataaaataaatgtaagttaGAAAATTTAAAcccaacactcaggagtcagagacaggtggatctctgagttcaaagcctgcccgGTCtataaagagagttccaggacatctggggctacacacagaaaccctgtctcaaaaaagaaagaaaggggaaaaaacccagtaacaacaacaaattattttaaagattatattacACTGGCTGGAGATAGTTCAGTaattaatagcactggctgctcctgcagaggacagagttcCATTCTCACCATCCAATTATTAGTAAACTCAagttctggcctctgtaggtaccagGCGTACATGTGGTGCAAATGCATATACGCATACAAACACTTATACACCGGAAGGAAAAATACAATCTTTTTAaaggaggttgtgtgtgtgtgtgtgtgtgtgtgtgtattttagtaATCAATATCTGAATATTTCTCACTTTAATCATGATATATAGGCAACTGTGCTGTGCTTCTAAAAGAAATTGTACAAGGCAATATGatttagtatatatttaaagTAGGATTTGTATATAAGATGCTTGTGATGTTAAAAATGCCCATGCAGGCCTCAATCCTATAGGCTCTCAAGATCTGGAGTTGCAGGTGTGCCTTACCATAAGCAGGTTATATAAGAAGtttctcttcccccacctctctctttcttgacagggtcccatgtagagcccactggccttgaactcctcctcctcctgctttacCATCCAAGTGCTAGACTCACAGGCATGGACCCCCATACCTAGCTGGGTGTGAGCCTTGCCTGCGGGTATGTATGCCACTGCCTGTGTAGACCTAAGAGGCtgtgaaactggagtcacagaatGAGTTTGGGATCGGATCAGATTCTCTtcaagagtggccagtgctcttaaccgctgagccatctctttagcctgtCCTTTAAGGGTTTTAAAGAAAGGTTGTCCTAGCTGGGGGATGGCGgtgcacgactttaatcccaACCTTttcaaggcagaagcaggtggatctctgagtttgaggtcagcctgatctaccaggatggccaaggctatacagagaaatcctgtctcaaacaaaacaaaaaataaccaaccaaacacaAACCACGACAACAAAAAAGTGAAAAGTTAAGTGGTAAAGTGTGTGTGAGGATTCTAAAAGGAATAAAGAAGTATTAAATTTCCCATGCATTTAGAATAACAAAGATATGAGAAATAGCCCTGGTCAGCTGGTCAGGTCCTTAGAAAAGCCATTGGGGAATGGAAATTAGGAGGATATGGAATTGGGTTACAGGTCTTGAGCACAAGACTTCCTGGCATGAACAACTGTATTCACAAGAAGCCCAAACTATCAATTCTTCCAGACTCAACAAAAGACTCCATTGTTTATTTAACTGATAACTTAGAAGGCTTATATTCAAACCCATCCATCTTACCTATACTTTATATGAGGATATACATGCAAACCAAGTGTGTGTCCCTCCCGCCTCCATGCCTTACCCACTGTTGCCCCAGATTTCTTTACCCACCCTCTGCTGGGATCTCAAGTGTGTGCTGCCCATCctgctgttcttttctttctgaatggaAATTTCTGTAGGGAAGATGATGAAAGGAGGTTTCCTAAGGAGGTTAGGGtcaaggagaggagacagacaaagCTCAGTAGCTGAGCGCTCTCCCCTGTTGGACATGCGTAGCTCTGGCACCCAGGGGCACGGTACACCCAGCGGATTGGATGGCACCTCCAGCGGGTCTCACAGCCTCTGTCCCACACAGACTTCCTCAGTCACAGCTCaggcattttcttcctcctttccttcctttcctaggaagtttcttatttgtttgtttgtttttgagtcagggtctcactgtgggtcccttgctgtcttggaactctgtagaccaggttgtcttAGAAGTCAGAGATCCGGCTGCTCAACATGGCGCCGCAGAAAGACAGGAAGCCTAAGAAGTCAAGCTGGAGGTTTCATTTGGACTCATCCAGCAGAAGATGGAATTTTTGATTCTGGAAATTTTGAACAGTTTCTACGGGAGAAGGTTAAAGTCAATGGAAAAACTGGAAATCTTGGAAATGTTGTTCACATTGAACGCCTGAAGAATAAAATCACAGTTGTTTCTGAGAAACAGTTCTCAAAAAGGTATTTGAAATATCTTACCAAGAAATACCTTAAGAAGAATAATCTCCGTGATTGGCTTCGTGTGGTCGCATCTGACAAGGAGACTTACGAACTTCGTTACTTCCAAATTAGTCAAGACGAAGATGGTTCAGAGTCTGAGGACTAATTGGCCTTTgcttttaataaaatggaaatatgcTAAAGAAACCTAAAATCAGACTTGTTGAGCAAATAGAAATCATtttactctaaaaaaaaaaagaagtcagagatccggggttggggatttagctcagtggcaaagcgcttgctagcaagcgcaaggctctgggttcagtccccagctcggggagtcagagatccacttgtctctgccccttctggaatgaaaggtgtgtcccaccatgcccagctcacagcaaccttccttcttttctttttgttttggagacagggtttctctgtgtagccctggctgtcctggaactcactctgtagaccaggctggctttaaactcagagacccacctgcctctgcctcccgagtgctgggattaaaggcctgtgccaccactgccagcctGCCGTTCTTcttgattaaaattttttttcatgtattttatgtgtggcTGCATATGTGAGTGCACGTTAgacatgcacatgtggaggtcacaggttTCAGGAatgggctctctccttccaccatgagtaTTGCAGTGATTGATCTCAGGTCATTGGtcttggctgcaagcacccttACATGCTAAGTCATCTTCCTGCACCCCAcctctgtttgagacaggatgttgCTATGtagcaggctagcctcaactatgcaatcctcctgcctcagccttctgctaAGTTCTTCAGGCACATGCATGATCTTACCAAACATAACCTGACCTACCACTAGTTTTTTTGTCGTTCTCTTTCGGTGCTGTTAATTGGAGGAAGGACTCACTGAAGTATTACATCCCAGTTCCTGACTACTAGTGTTTGTTCAGAGTTTCTTCAGCTCAAACTGGGCATGGTGAGGATTGCCTGTATtcaaggtggaggcaggaggattaagagtaCAAGTTTAGCTTTGCTGTAAAATGAAATCATATTTGTTAGAATGGAGAATGTGACTTTCACTTTCCAATTATTTCCCCGGGTCAGCTGTGGAGCAGGTTATCTAGCATGTTGAGTACAAAGGATGTAGGAACTGTTGTCTTATAGGAAGTCCTTATAGGAAGCAAACTATGTACGTAAGATGGAGCTGAAGTGTGGCTCTactgtagaatgcttgcctagtgtgaATTGTTCAATGGCTagcacagaagagaaggaagagggcagGGTGGGGAAGACTAGGAGAAGGATTAGTATCAGCTGCTGCCTTGTGGATGGCTAATAAATAGCTATCGTTCCAGTCAGCCAACCTGAAGCATCCCAGGCATCTTCAGTAGCCTTTGTTCCTTGGTCTGATCCTGAATCTTGAGGACATGTGCATCTGTTCTTTCATTGTACTTCATCCCTCTTCACTTTCACCTGCAGTGGAAATTATTTGCCCTCTCTGTGGTTTCCACCAGTCCTGAGGTGTAAGTAGCTCCTAATGGAACagtcttccccctcttcttcttgtGCTGAGGGTGGGATGAAGAGTCTCTTGCTATATCCCCAGATGCTATAGTTATTTCTTAAAGAGTTTTTGATGACTCAACATTAATTTTAGACCTGAATCAGAAATCCCTTAGACAATCCGATCTGTTTTTGCTGATTATCTTCCATTCTTTCTAATATATTTAACACAGCTTAAATGTTTCCTAACTGTTCTCTAGGGCATGTTATTCAATCTCTGGACTTTGGTTTTACTGCCAAAAGAAGGACTAGGAATACATCAGTGGTAATGAGtcattgtaactttaatttttttttcaaacattctttttaatgatggttcttaaacgctttaacctcccttttagcctaccacccactcgaggtagtgggaaagaaaggatacaggggaagtggacctgtttagaaaggttctttagagcaactcctgtctgtgttgtctggaaatctacagttcagttcacagttagtagtggcagctcgatccactcacagaCACTTCACGGATAcgccagcagtccagtttggtggAGTCGGgttagcaaacacaaatcagcagcagcagcattacctagcagagatagccaggcctcagcctcagctccagtcagcaggagggaccaggaggaggggCCAGGAGGAGTTCTCCGCCATGCCTCTTTCAGGAAATGTGAAGATCAGGGAGAcccacagctagctctataagcaagccaagctccaCCTTGGTGTACTCccccaaacatcacgtgtcctccacgtgtcttgcctcagcccgtgagtctgtctcagctgacgtTGTAGCACAACACTAGAAGTTTTTTTGCTAggttctctctatggagtccaacaaaaggagctcaactatgcaatgtaaggtagACCaaacatgcatgttgttagcaaagaatccttcatcaccaTGTCCTTTTTCctatgcttgctttagcagaacatcctttctcttgtgtctgcttcagctaaacctTCCTTCATGAACCTGCCTTAGTCTTTCCCCTGAGTCCACTTTAGCTCCAGCAAAACACTTTCCAAAGAACactgaagtttccacttcaaatcATACTAAATTAAATGTCGACTCTTAAATGATAAGGCTTGAAAATTTACTGTATTAGAGTGTATGTTGGCATGCACAggtatatatctgtatatgtgttcCAAGATAAATGGGCAGTGTTTAAAATGATGGATGAAAGGAGATCTCTCAGATTTTATCATTATACTCCTAGTATCTAGGTCAAAGAGTCTTCAGAGATGAGAACTCTTAAAGCATCTTCTGCAACTAGGCCTTGTGGctcaggctgacttggaactcataacagtcctcctgtctcacccTTTTAGTGCTGAGAATTCAGATATGTACCACTATGTctggttcttttaaaatttgttgttatttgttgacTGTGTTTGAGCGGTAGAGTTTCCAACGCTGTGCTAAAAgcaacacaggaagaaaaggatttatttcattttataagtttGACGTCACaggccatcactgagggaagtcagggcaccAGAGGCCATGggagaatacaaaaaaaaaaaaaaaaaaaaaaaagaatacttactGCTCTGTTCcttatggcttgcttagcctgcttccttacaacaaccatcagcccaggggtggcatcatccacagtgagctg
This window harbors:
- the LOC116898500 gene encoding LOW QUALITY PROTEIN: 60S ribosomal protein L22-like 1 (The sequence of the model RefSeq protein was modified relative to this genomic sequence to represent the inferred CDS: inserted 2 bases in 1 codon); this translates as MAPQKDRKPKKSSWRFHLDXHPAEDGIFDSGNFEQFLREKVKVNGKTGNLGNVVHIERLKNKITVVSEKQFSKRYLKYLTKKYLKKNNLRDWLRVVASDKETYELRYFQISQDEDGSESED